GTCGTACCGCGTGGGGTTTGTCGTGTTTATCGATTGGAACGTATTTGGATTCGCTATAGCATATAGACTAGTCTGAATTACAGTAAGGCTTAAGGCTGATGGCGTTCTTCCCAATGTGGGGCTGTTGAATTATTCATTCGCATAGCCCAGAAACGCCCTATAGGAGACCGACATCATAAACGCTGGGGAATGGCCAAAAAAGTTCGTTCAGTAAGGCCGCAGCCATTTTTCCGCGCAGAGCGTACAGGCATTACGTGAGCACGGAAAAATGGCGAGAACGCCGCTGGCGGCTTTTTTCAACATTCCCAATGTTGATGTCTTGGGAGTCAAACCCGTGAAGGGCATTGTCTCTTCGCGAAAAAGACTGTCCCCTTTGCGACACACATGTGACAAATTAGAAGGTATAAAACGGGGCTTGGCCCCAGAAAATCGACTAAATCATGCCTGAACCCCGCTCATTAATTTGTCACACTCTTCCACGACATATCCGGGGATAGTGTCGAATTTTACAGGGTCAAGCTGGCAAATCGATTCATTCTCAATATGGTAGGTTTCATTTATGAATTTCCGAATAACAGAATTTTCAACATCCAGCCCCAAAAGTCGGAATAGCTGGAGTTTTTCATAGCCATTTGCAGAATCGCTATAAAGTGTCTTCAGTGCATGGGTGTCAGAAATCCGAGTTAGAATTTCAGAGTAGGAAAAGTTGGCTAATTTCTTACATATCTCAGCGCAGCCGGACGAGAAGCTGGAATCATCCATTTCTGGATAGTTATCATCTGAATCTTTAGGCTCACGGGTATCAATGGCCCGTTCCCTTTTGTGAAGAACATTGGACAGCACTTGATATCCATTACCTTTGTCATCGACGATTTCATAGTGCCGCCGCAAGTAAATCAGCCTGATGATGTCGTCTTTATTTGATGTTAGAGCACTTTCGCAGACCTGAGCAAATGTCTGAAGTCATTCTTGCCTATTGGTACTTCAGTGATTTGGCCACCGCTTAGCTTTAGAAATGACGCTGATATTTGCTGGTTAAACTTATGCGATAGTGACTTAATGGTATCAATGATGGGCTCCACATCATGCGTAAGCATTAGAACGGTTTTGTTTTTCAGGCATGAATCGGTTTCCCGACGGAAAAGCATTTCGAGGATGGCATACTTTTTGTTTTTATCGAACGAAGAGATAGGATCATCCAGAACTATCAGGTCCGGTTTTTTCGACAGGCATTCATACATGAAAAGAACGATTGCAAATGCGTTTCTTTCCCCGAAGCTGAGATGCTGATTGCCACCGCTAATGTGTTCTTCGTGATCATCATGTCTCAGTTTTAGTTGAGCCTGTTCCCCATCTCCAGTAATCTC
The genomic region above belongs to Nitrospirales bacterium and contains:
- a CDS encoding AAA family ATPase yields the protein MNDINEFLSFAGYPYSVEITGDGEQAQLKLRHDDHEEHISGGNQHLSFGERNAFAIVLFMYECLSKKPDLIVLDDPISSFDKNKKYAILEMLFRRETDSCLKNKTVLMLTHDVEPIIDTIKSLSHKFNQQISASFLKLSGGQITEVPIGKNDFRHLLRSAKVL